The Caldilineales bacterium genome segment CGCCCCCTGACCTCACCGCCGCAGCCGTCAGCTTGACACAGCGTCAGGCCAGGCCCAAGCGCCAGACCCACCCAACGACGAACGCCGCCCGTGACGGCGAACCGTGCTGACGACCTCACCCCACGATATGGGCCGTGGCTACGCGGCTGCATGAGCAGCTAACCGGACGGGCTGGATCATCAGCAACTCGTTGCTCTCTGATTGCTGGGCGTGGTACAAATCCCAGCGCAACTGGAGATTCAGCCAGAAATCCGGCGAGACATCGAAGAACTTCGCCAGCCGTAGGGCCGTTGCAGGTGTAATGCCGCGCCGCCCATTGACGATCTCATTGATCCGCTGGTAGGGAACATGGATGGCGTCGGCGAGTTGGCGTTGTGTGATGCCCATC includes the following:
- a CDS encoding HigA family addiction module antidote protein, encoding MVRTRVRSDTLVRSRCGRSLFASLTNSTRQGNHMVRIPTHRQPTPPGEMLLEEFLRPMGITQRQLADAIHVPYQRINEIVNGRRGITPATALRLAKFFDVSPDFWLNLQLRWDLYHAQQSESNELLMIQPVRLAAHAAA